The genomic segment CCTCGATGGCCGTCGTGGTGAGCACGGCGTTGCTGCGGGCCACGGCATGCGCCGCGATGCGGACAATCGCGCCGCGCACCGGCTGGCCGGCGGTGTCCACCAGGGTCGCCGAGATCCTGGCGTCCGTCGCCGACGTGCGCACGGCGTCGAGCGTCACGCGCCAACCCAGCCGTTCACTGCGCCGTCGCAGCGCCTGGTCGGCGTCGAAGCGCACTGCCTTCTGGTAGTAATCGCTCTCGATGTGCACCGAGGGATCGTCGTTGGCGCGCACGGCGATGTAGATGTTGCCGAGGATGGTGAGCGCCAGCACCGTGGCGACGCCGATGGGCCACTGCATCCCGTTCTTCACTGGCGGTGCGCCCCGGAACGCTCCCTGTCGTCATGGTCCTGTTCGCGCATCGGACCCGCGAGCCGGTACTGGAACGTCCCGGCGTACTGCCCGCCGTCGCTGACGCGCACGGTGACCGTGCGAATGCCCTCGTCGAACGCGTCGGCCGGCAGCGTCACGAAGACGGGCATCGTCTCGGTGCGGCCGGGCTGCACGGGAAGCGGGCTCAGCGGGGCGATCACCTGCATCCGCTCGGCGCCGGTCACTTCG from the Gemmatimonadaceae bacterium genome contains:
- a CDS encoding FixH family protein, which encodes MQWPIGVATVLALTILGNIYIAVRANDDPSVHIESDYYQKAVRFDADQALRRRSERLGWRVTLDAVRTSATDARISATLVDTAGQPVRGAIVRIAAHAVARSNAVLTTTAIEAGDRYVAALPVRRGGLWNFDVEVVRGGDRFVASQRLDLGTERQ